A genome region from Trichosurus vulpecula isolate mTriVul1 chromosome 5, mTriVul1.pri, whole genome shotgun sequence includes the following:
- the LOC118850982 gene encoding taste receptor type 2 member 41-like, with protein sequence MTEMVGPFTVFSMVVYVLLCSLGIMANGFIVVVLGREWVRCHRLSSCDMILISLGAARFCLQWVGMIRNFYYFLHHLQYFKEPAQHVFGIYCDFLSSVTFWFATWLSVLFCVKTANFTHPIFLWLKWRVKGLVPWFLLFSLLISFIITMLFFAGNKILYQAFLQGTLSGNITLYSFTRELEIHYFFPLKLITLSIPSSLFVFSIVLLIASLQRHFWKMQHSANNAQDSSIQAHTRALKLLVSFLALHILSFMSFIINDSFFGFESIWYWPWQIVIYLCPSVHPFILILGNSQLDGTLMKLLILPKIFWNGKGTLSPT encoded by the coding sequence ATGACTGAAATGGTGGGACCATTCACAGTCTTTTCCATGGTTGTCTATGTCCTGTTGTGCTCCCTGGGAATCATGGCTAATGGCTTCATTGTTGTGGTACTGGGAAGGGAGTGGGTTCGATGCCACCGGCTGTCTTCCTGTGACATGATCCTGATCAGTTTGGGTGCTGCCCGCTTCTGCCTGCAGTGGGTTGGAATGATACGCAACTTTTACTATTTTCTTCACCaccttcaatatttcaaggagcCTGCTCAACACGTCTTTGGGATTTACTGCGATTTTCTGAGTTCAGTCACATTCTGGTTTGCCACTTGGCTTAGTGTCCTCTTCTGTGTGAAGACTGCAAACTTCACTCACCCCATTTTCCTTTGGCTGAAGTGGAGAGTCAAAGGACTAGTACCTTGGTTCCTACTATTCTCTCTGCTAATTTCTTTCATCATCACCATGCTTTTCTTTGCAGGGAACAAGATTTTGTACCAGGCATTCTTGCAGGGGACATTATCTGGGAATATAACCTTATATAGTTTCACTAGGGAACTAGAAATtcactattttttccctttgaaactCATTACTTTGTCTATCCCctcttctttgtttgttttctccatAGTTCTCCTGATAGCCTCTCTGCAGAGACACTTCTGGAAAATGCAACATAGTGCCAACAACGCCCAGGATTCTAGTATTCAGGCTCACACCAGAGCTCTGAAATTACTGGTCTCCTTCCTAGCCCttcatattctttcttttatgtcttttatCATCAATGATTCCTTTTTTGGCTTTGAGAGTATCTGGTACTGGCCATGGCAAATTGTGATTTACCTGTGCCCATCTGTTCATCCCTTCATCCTTATCCTTGGCAACTCCCAGCTAGACGGGACACTCATGAAGCTTCTTATTCTGCCTAAAATCTTCTGGAATGGCAAGGGGACATTGTCTCCTACCTAA
- the LOC118849783 gene encoding taste receptor type 2 member 134-like, whose product MPSLLILFFMIFFLLESMAAIIENGFIIIVLGREWVRSWSLPPGDMILASLSISRFFLQWTAILNDFYAYFSPANNSTYLGIIWNFTNVATFWFTTWLAVFYCVKISSFTHPVFLWLKWRISRFVPWLLLWSLLISALICISPFLKTYLVFQLPDTGNYSEKTTLDDMRYASHRHFFMPLQLFILLIPFSFFLVSTILLISSLCRHMGNMQHHSAGPQDPSMQVHITTLKSLFFFLILYTSYVLPLIISLRAPILVCSSQFWIWEVVIYAGISIHPAFLILNSSKLRRALKKMLHDPEAA is encoded by the coding sequence ATGCCCAGCCTACTCATTCTCTTCTTCATGATCTTCTTTCTTTTGGAGTCTATGGCAGCAATCATAGAAAATGGTTTCATCATCATAGTACTGGGCAGGGAGTGGGTGCGAAGTTGGAGCCTGCCCCCTGGGGACATGATCTTGGCCAGCCTGAGCATCTCCCGGTTCTTTCTACAGTGGACAGCAATTCTTAACGACTTCTACGCATATTTCTCCCCAGCTAATAATAGTACATACCTTGGCATTATCTGGAATTTTACTAATGTGGCCACATTCTGGTTCACCACATGGCTTGCTGTTTTCTACTGTGTGAAAATTTCATCCTTCACTCACCCAGTTTTCCTCTGGCTGAAGTGGAGAATTTCCCGATTTGTCCCCTGGCTACTGTTGTGGTCCCTACTGATATctgctttgatatgcatttcaCCATTTTTAAAGACCTATCTTGTTTTCCAACTGCCAGACACTGGAAATTACTCAGAAAAGACCACTTTGGATGATATGAGATACGCATCACACAGGCATTTTTTCATGCCTCTgcaattgtttattttgttaattcctttctccttcttcctagtCTCCACCATCTTGCTCATTTCCTCCCTATGCCGACATATGGGGAATATGCAGCACCATAGTGCTGGGCCTCAGGACCCAAGTATGCAGGTCCACATTACAACCCTGaagtcacttttcttctttctcatcctctaTACATCATATGTTCTGCCTCTGATCATTTCCCTCAGAGCACCTATTTTAGTTTGCAGctctcagttttggatatggGAGGTAGTGATTTATGCTGGCATCTCCATCCATCCTGCCTTCCTGATCCTGAACAGCTCAAAACTGAGAAGAGCTCTAAAGAAGATGCTGCATGACCCAGAGGCTGCATGA